The Synechococcales cyanobacterium CNB genome includes a window with the following:
- the sat gene encoding sulfate adenylyltransferase, which produces MHGLIQPHGGTLVNCLVDDVRAGALRTQAEGLPKILLTPKQSCDLELIANGGYSPLTGFMGEADFECVCRHMKLTTGETWAIPILLSVKKENAPSVGSRVALIAFNGVLQGVMTVKEEFVHDKKLEIPSVFRTEDAAHPGVAQVLAEGDVCLSGPVEALTLCVDPKGPEAFLDRRLTPAQTRAAFVERKWQTVVAFQTRNPIHRAHEYVCKCAQEICDGLLIHPLVGETKKGDIRADVRMQAIDALVKRYFNPATTLVSVLPAAMRYAGPREAIHHAIMRKNYGCSHFIVGRDHAGVGTYYGTYDAQKIFDEIDQAAFGVTPLKFEHTGYSKSYGGMVSGKTYPKIEGDIINLSGTAVRELLFKGERPPAEFSRPEVADVLIAAAKAGTLFVE; this is translated from the coding sequence ATGCACGGTCTGATCCAGCCGCACGGCGGCACGCTGGTGAACTGCCTGGTCGATGACGTTCGCGCGGGTGCCTTGCGCACCCAGGCAGAAGGGTTGCCCAAGATCCTGCTCACTCCCAAGCAGTCCTGCGACCTCGAACTGATCGCCAACGGCGGGTACAGCCCGCTGACGGGCTTCATGGGCGAGGCGGATTTCGAGTGCGTCTGCCGCCACATGAAACTCACGACGGGAGAGACCTGGGCGATCCCGATCCTGCTGAGCGTGAAGAAGGAGAACGCTCCCAGCGTCGGCAGCCGGGTCGCGCTCATCGCCTTCAACGGCGTCCTCCAGGGCGTGATGACGGTGAAGGAGGAGTTCGTCCACGACAAGAAGCTCGAAATCCCCAGCGTCTTCCGCACCGAAGACGCGGCCCACCCCGGCGTGGCCCAGGTGCTCGCCGAGGGCGATGTGTGCCTCTCCGGCCCCGTCGAGGCGCTCACGCTGTGCGTGGACCCCAAGGGGCCTGAGGCGTTCCTCGATCGGCGCCTGACGCCGGCGCAGACGCGAGCGGCGTTCGTGGAGCGGAAGTGGCAGACCGTGGTCGCGTTCCAGACGCGCAACCCGATCCACCGGGCGCACGAGTACGTCTGCAAGTGTGCGCAGGAGATCTGCGACGGGCTGCTGATCCACCCTCTCGTCGGCGAAACGAAGAAGGGCGACATCCGCGCGGACGTGCGGATGCAGGCCATCGACGCCCTCGTCAAGCGCTACTTCAACCCCGCCACCACGCTCGTCAGCGTGCTGCCCGCAGCCATGCGCTACGCCGGCCCGCGCGAGGCCATCCACCATGCCATCATGCGGAAGAACTACGGCTGCTCGCACTTCATCGTGGGGCGCGACCATGCTGGCGTCGGGACGTACTACGGCACCTACGACGCGCAGAAGATCTTCGACGAGATCGACCAGGCCGCCTTCGGCGTCACGCCGCTCAAGTTCGAGCACACGGGCTACAGCAAGTCCTACGGCGGGATGGTCTCCGGCAAGACCTACCCGAAGATCGAGGGCGACATCATCAACCTCTCCGGCACCGCCGTCCGCGAGCTGCTCTTCAAAGGCGAGCGCCCGCCCGCCGAGTTCAGCCGGCCGGAGGTGGCCGACGTGCTGATCGCCGCCGCCAAGGCCGGAACGCTCTTCGTGGAGTGA
- a CDS encoding methylated-DNA--[protein]-cysteine S-methyltransferase: MTCTASIDTPIGPIEVVARDGAIVSVRFVDGSVAGVRACDSARLGGAESREACEAIAQLRAFFAGELREFDLPLAPWGTPFQARVLHEVRGISYGRTCTYGEIALRIGSAGASRAVGAANARNPWPIVVPCHRVVGAGGLLTGYGGGTWRKQWLLGHEGGGLALPLPAATGAAAHSNAEVVYATGPRSTGL; this comes from the coding sequence ATGACCTGCACCGCATCCATCGACACTCCGATCGGCCCGATCGAGGTTGTCGCGCGAGACGGCGCGATCGTGAGCGTGCGGTTCGTGGACGGGTCAGTCGCGGGAGTGCGCGCGTGCGATTCGGCGCGCCTCGGCGGCGCCGAATCGCGAGAGGCGTGCGAGGCCATCGCGCAGTTGCGGGCGTTCTTTGCCGGCGAACTCCGAGAGTTCGATCTCCCTCTCGCGCCGTGGGGCACGCCCTTCCAGGCCCGCGTGCTCCACGAGGTTCGCGGTATCTCCTACGGCCGGACATGCACCTACGGCGAGATCGCGCTGCGGATCGGCAGCGCTGGGGCGTCACGCGCCGTCGGCGCGGCCAACGCACGCAACCCGTGGCCGATCGTCGTGCCCTGCCACCGCGTCGTCGGCGCGGGCGGCCTGCTCACCGGCTACGGCGGCGGGACGTGGCGCAAGCAGTGGCTGCTGGGGCACGAGGGGGGAGGGTTGGCGCTTCCGCTGCCTGCAGCGACCGGCGCTGCCGCTCATTCGAACGCTGAAGTTGTGTACGCAACCGGGCCGCGGAGCACGGGTCTTTGA
- a CDS encoding 2Fe-2S iron-sulfur cluster binding domain-containing protein, which translates to MPTVTINGVQCPFTPGQTILQAANAAGVDIPFYCYHDGLSIVASCRICLGEVWAPNPRNENRLEPFMGGKLLPTCQTPASDGMVVHTDSPKAVQNQKAVMEYLLINHPLDCPVCDQAGECLLQDYSFKYGRGVSRFQEQKVKNPKKNLGPHVYLYADRCIMCTRCVRFTREVSGTAELYVDGRGNKEEIDVFPGIGITNPLSANVIDLCPVGALLDKDFLFAQRVWFLRSTPSIDGITASGDNIWIEHNEGRVYRIKPRENPAVNKWWITDEVRYGWKHVHSDSRLRSCLRRQYGTLVEDDSERCYADAIDGLRRAAEGGRRLALLVSPMLTCEDAWALATLAREIDPRAILGVGPVPCRGENQTFPPGVADDDPRAFTVYAEKAPNARGVRRVLAAVGGETLEYDDFVRRIAGDEVGAVILTGNYTEGDWAPRALADAADRRHGRFVVLIDTLGGPLIDGADVVLPGCTWAEKAGTFENACGLLQAFEAAIPPVEFARSEGQTAFDLLAVLHGEALASPRRVKVVVVDEQPGMVPQATEVVLPRSRLFNAAEVRAEMARATPALTAFASEVALPAPAARHEAEVEMVEL; encoded by the coding sequence ATGCCCACGGTCACCATCAACGGCGTCCAGTGCCCCTTCACCCCCGGCCAGACCATCCTTCAGGCCGCCAACGCCGCAGGCGTGGACATCCCCTTCTACTGCTACCACGACGGCCTCTCCATCGTCGCTTCCTGCCGCATCTGTCTCGGCGAGGTCTGGGCGCCCAATCCCCGCAACGAGAACCGCCTCGAACCCTTCATGGGCGGCAAGCTCCTCCCCACCTGCCAGACCCCCGCCTCCGACGGCATGGTCGTCCACACCGACTCGCCCAAGGCCGTCCAGAACCAGAAGGCGGTGATGGAATACCTGCTCATCAACCACCCGCTCGACTGCCCCGTCTGCGATCAGGCAGGCGAGTGCCTGTTGCAGGACTACTCCTTCAAGTACGGCCGGGGCGTCTCCCGCTTCCAAGAGCAGAAGGTCAAGAACCCCAAGAAGAACCTCGGCCCGCATGTCTACCTCTACGCCGACCGCTGCATCATGTGCACCCGCTGCGTCCGCTTCACGCGCGAGGTCTCGGGTACCGCCGAGCTGTACGTCGACGGCCGCGGCAACAAGGAAGAGATCGACGTCTTCCCCGGCATCGGCATCACCAACCCACTGAGCGCGAACGTCATCGACCTCTGCCCCGTCGGCGCGCTCCTCGACAAGGACTTCCTCTTCGCCCAGCGCGTCTGGTTCCTCCGCTCCACGCCCTCCATCGACGGCATCACCGCCAGCGGCGACAACATCTGGATCGAGCACAACGAGGGCCGCGTCTACCGCATCAAGCCGCGCGAGAACCCGGCCGTCAACAAGTGGTGGATCACCGACGAGGTCCGCTACGGCTGGAAGCACGTCCACAGCGACAGCCGACTCCGCTCCTGCCTGCGACGCCAGTACGGCACGCTCGTCGAGGACGACTCCGAGCGCTGCTACGCCGACGCCATCGACGGCCTGCGCCGCGCCGCCGAGGGCGGACGCCGCCTCGCCCTTCTCGTCAGCCCCATGCTCACCTGCGAGGACGCCTGGGCGCTTGCCACCCTCGCCCGCGAGATCGACCCACGCGCCATCCTCGGCGTCGGCCCCGTCCCCTGCCGCGGCGAAAACCAGACCTTCCCACCCGGCGTCGCCGACGACGACCCCCGCGCCTTCACGGTCTACGCCGAGAAGGCCCCCAACGCACGCGGTGTCCGTCGCGTCCTCGCGGCGGTGGGGGGGGAGACGCTCGAATACGACGACTTCGTCCGACGCATCGCCGGCGACGAGGTCGGTGCGGTCATCCTCACCGGCAACTACACCGAAGGCGACTGGGCGCCGCGGGCCTTGGCCGACGCCGCCGACCGCAGGCACGGCCGATTCGTCGTTCTCATCGACACGCTCGGCGGCCCGCTGATTGACGGCGCGGACGTGGTGCTGCCCGGCTGCACCTGGGCCGAGAAGGCCGGCACTTTCGAGAACGCCTGCGGCCTGCTCCAGGCCTTCGAGGCCGCCATCCCGCCCGTCGAGTTCGCCCGCTCGGAGGGCCAGACCGCCTTCGACCTCCTCGCCGTCCTGCACGGCGAGGCGCTGGCGTCGCCCCGCCGCGTGAAGGTCGTCGTCGTGGACGAGCAGCCCGGCATGGTCCCCCAGGCCACCGAGGTGGTGCTGCCTCGTTCGCGCCTCTTCAATGCGGCCGAGGTCCGGGCGGAGATGGCCCGGGCCACCCCCGCCCTGACCGCCTTCGCCTCCGAAGTCGCCCTCCCGGCCCCCGCCGCACGCCACGAGGCGGAGGTGGAGATGGTGGAGTTGTAA
- a CDS encoding redoxin domain-containing protein codes for MKRGMVAMAAALVMASGMPALAQEGGAKPAQPAKAREVAPGVKVERIADLQVGDKAPELKIAEWVKGDPVTSFEKGRVYVVEFWATWCGPCIAGMPHLSELQKEYKDKGVRIIGVNIWDDTTKVAPFMSDKGGDEKMHYTVAIEEKIPDTDARRTGRMAKEWMEASKQQGIPSAFIVDQKGFIAWIGHPMTMDEPLKEIVAGEWDIAAAARKYVDEMKTEVKFSEYMTAIRAGDTAKAYAAAKELIAGPTWDNAQMLNSLAWFIVDPDAKIEPRDAELGLKIAERASELTKHENAMILDTYAWALWFAGQHDRALEVQEKAVSLAPANMKEQLAEALERMKKMKSGG; via the coding sequence ATGAAACGTGGAATGGTCGCGATGGCGGCTGCGTTGGTGATGGCGTCCGGGATGCCGGCGTTGGCGCAGGAGGGCGGCGCGAAGCCGGCGCAGCCGGCGAAGGCGCGCGAGGTCGCGCCGGGCGTGAAGGTCGAGCGTATCGCGGACCTTCAGGTCGGGGACAAGGCGCCGGAGTTGAAGATCGCGGAGTGGGTGAAGGGCGACCCGGTGACGAGTTTCGAGAAGGGCCGGGTGTACGTCGTAGAGTTCTGGGCGACGTGGTGCGGGCCGTGCATCGCGGGGATGCCGCACCTGTCGGAGCTCCAGAAGGAGTACAAGGACAAGGGCGTGCGGATCATCGGCGTGAACATCTGGGACGACACGACGAAGGTGGCGCCGTTCATGTCCGACAAGGGCGGCGACGAGAAGATGCACTACACCGTGGCGATCGAGGAGAAGATCCCGGACACCGACGCCCGCCGCACCGGCCGCATGGCAAAGGAGTGGATGGAGGCCTCGAAGCAGCAGGGCATCCCGAGCGCGTTCATCGTGGACCAGAAGGGGTTCATCGCGTGGATCGGGCACCCGATGACGATGGACGAGCCGCTGAAGGAGATCGTGGCGGGCGAGTGGGACATCGCCGCGGCGGCCCGGAAGTACGTCGATGAGATGAAGACCGAGGTCAAGTTCAGCGAGTACATGACGGCGATCCGCGCCGGAGACACCGCCAAGGCCTACGCCGCGGCGAAGGAACTGATCGCCGGTCCGACGTGGGACAACGCGCAGATGCTCAACTCGCTGGCGTGGTTCATCGTGGACCCGGACGCGAAGATCGAGCCGCGCGATGCGGAACTGGGGCTGAAGATCGCCGAGCGCGCCAGCGAGCTGACGAAGCACGAGAACGCGATGATCCTGGACACCTACGCGTGGGCGCTGTGGTTCGCGGGTCAGCACGACCGCGCCCTGGAGGTGCAGGAGAAGGCCGTCAGCCTCGCCCCCGCGAACATGAAGGAGCAGCTGGCGGAAGCGCTCGAGCGCATGAAGAAGATGAAGAGCGGCGGCTGA
- a CDS encoding chloride channel protein, with amino-acid sequence MAALTASIRRALKRLGFREEWYLIIIGALVGTLTGLAAIGFDWLLHRAFDSAHTLEARLGPVGLVVLPTVGLAATGVLVHYFATEAKGHGVPQVMRALITRGGFLPWRTGIVKVATSILTVGSGGSAGTEGPIVQIGATAGSVVGQRLGVSREQMSVLVGCGAAAGISSIFNAPIAGVIFVLEVLLRDFSLRAFTPIVVASVFSAVTTQAVLGDNEAIFTVEETLHALEFTPQELPSYVFLGGICGLVAVAFQRLLHKGEDLYDAWRIHPLLKPVTGGLALGALAIAYVALEHALGTASLTRGPAPAFFANGYEPIHRLLAPDTYYLGSDGTDARFAVLALLLLLILFKAVATTFTLASGGSGGVFAPSLFLGATAGGALGLTLELLHLIPEGSTPASYALVGMAAVLAASSHAPLTAILLLFELTRNIYVMLPVMLAAVLATVVAQLLDRDSIYTFRLRRSGLRVGRSRDLTVLRRVHVRGVKQTALPPEPVYPSDPVSKLVAMHAVYDTPDFPVVDERGRYVGMVTGLDVRTALIDREAIPLLLVAELMRDDVPPLLPDETLEAALDRFAACDAASLVVVNDNDERRPLALVTRADVMQRYRDALEEA; translated from the coding sequence ATGGCCGCGCTCACCGCCTCCATCCGCCGCGCTCTCAAGCGACTCGGCTTCCGCGAGGAGTGGTATCTCATCATCATCGGCGCGCTCGTCGGCACGCTTACGGGGCTTGCGGCCATCGGCTTCGACTGGCTGCTGCACCGCGCCTTCGACTCCGCCCACACTCTCGAGGCCCGTCTCGGTCCCGTCGGCCTCGTCGTCCTTCCCACCGTCGGTCTGGCCGCCACGGGTGTCCTTGTCCACTACTTCGCCACCGAGGCCAAAGGCCACGGTGTCCCGCAGGTCATGCGCGCCCTCATCACCCGCGGAGGGTTCCTCCCCTGGCGCACCGGCATCGTCAAGGTGGCCACCTCCATCCTCACCGTCGGCTCCGGCGGGTCGGCCGGCACCGAAGGCCCCATCGTTCAGATCGGCGCCACCGCAGGCTCAGTCGTCGGCCAGCGCCTCGGCGTCTCGCGCGAGCAGATGTCCGTTCTCGTCGGCTGCGGCGCGGCCGCGGGCATCTCCTCCATCTTCAACGCACCCATCGCCGGCGTGATCTTCGTGCTCGAAGTCCTGCTCCGTGACTTCTCCCTCCGCGCATTCACGCCCATCGTTGTTGCCTCCGTGTTTTCCGCCGTCACGACACAGGCCGTCCTCGGCGACAACGAAGCCATCTTCACTGTCGAAGAGACCCTTCACGCTCTCGAGTTCACGCCGCAGGAACTCCCGTCGTATGTCTTCCTCGGCGGCATCTGCGGCCTGGTCGCTGTCGCCTTTCAACGCCTCCTTCACAAGGGTGAAGACCTGTACGACGCCTGGCGCATCCACCCTCTCCTGAAGCCGGTGACCGGCGGCCTCGCCCTCGGCGCGCTCGCCATCGCCTACGTCGCGCTCGAACACGCCCTCGGTACGGCCTCGCTCACCCGAGGCCCCGCGCCAGCCTTCTTCGCCAACGGCTACGAGCCGATCCACCGCCTGTTGGCCCCCGATACTTATTACCTCGGCTCGGATGGCACGGACGCGCGATTTGCCGTGCTCGCGCTCCTCCTGCTGCTCATACTCTTCAAGGCCGTCGCTACCACGTTCACGCTCGCCTCGGGCGGCTCAGGCGGCGTCTTCGCGCCGAGCCTGTTCCTCGGCGCGACCGCGGGCGGTGCGCTCGGCCTGACGCTGGAGCTCCTGCACCTCATCCCCGAAGGCTCGACGCCCGCCTCGTACGCCCTGGTCGGCATGGCCGCCGTTCTCGCCGCGTCGTCCCACGCGCCGTTGACCGCCATTCTCCTGCTCTTCGAACTCACGCGCAACATCTACGTCATGCTGCCGGTGATGCTCGCGGCGGTGCTCGCCACCGTCGTCGCGCAACTCCTCGACCGCGACTCGATCTACACCTTCCGACTGCGCCGCTCGGGCCTGCGCGTCGGCCGCTCGCGCGACCTCACGGTCCTGCGCCGCGTCCACGTCCGCGGCGTGAAGCAAACCGCGCTCCCGCCCGAGCCGGTCTATCCCTCCGACCCCGTCTCGAAGCTCGTCGCCATGCACGCGGTCTACGACACGCCGGACTTCCCCGTGGTGGACGAGCGCGGGCGGTACGTCGGGATGGTCACGGGGCTGGACGTGCGCACGGCGCTCATCGACCGCGAGGCGATCCCGCTGCTCTTGGTCGCCGAACTCATGCGCGACGATGTTCCCCCCTTGCTCCCCGACGAGACACTCGAAGCGGCCCTTGACCGCTTCGCCGCCTGCGACGCCGCCAGCCTCGTCGTCGTCAACGACAACGACGAGCGGCGACCTCTCGCCCTCGTTACCCGTGCCGACGTCATGCAACGCTACCGCGACGCCCTCGAAGAAGCCTGA
- a CDS encoding 4-hydroxybenzoate octaprenyltransferase: MPLAATIRVIAADIKLAHSVFALPFAVLAVFLARNPDEPPRTLALKLGLVVACMVAARTWAMLVNRLADRRLDALNERTRGRALPSGRLSARAAYAAAALAAGAFMGLALGFLAFDNPWPGALAVPVLAWIAFYSFTKRFTAACHFFLGGALAASPIAAAIAVQPASLAETPALWWIAGMVLAWVAGFDVIYALQDEAFDRERGLRSIPAALGARRAALVARGSHAVALACLVAAGLADPRLGTIYGTAVALVAALLIAEHVALVRRGLAGLDLAFFTLNGVISIVLAAAAIADLFL, translated from the coding sequence ATGCCTCTTGCCGCCACGATCCGCGTGATCGCCGCCGACATCAAGCTGGCGCACTCGGTCTTCGCGCTTCCGTTCGCCGTGCTGGCTGTGTTTCTCGCTCGCAACCCCGACGAGCCGCCGCGCACGCTCGCGCTCAAACTGGGGCTCGTCGTCGCGTGCATGGTGGCGGCGCGCACCTGGGCCATGCTGGTCAACCGCCTCGCCGATCGGCGCCTCGACGCCCTGAACGAGCGGACTCGTGGGCGAGCGCTGCCATCGGGCAGGCTGAGCGCACGGGCGGCGTATGCCGCGGCCGCGCTCGCCGCCGGCGCGTTCATGGGTCTAGCGCTCGGATTCCTGGCGTTCGACAACCCCTGGCCGGGCGCTCTGGCCGTGCCCGTGCTGGCGTGGATCGCCTTCTACTCCTTCACCAAGCGCTTCACCGCCGCTTGCCACTTCTTCCTTGGGGGCGCGCTCGCCGCGTCGCCGATCGCCGCCGCGATCGCCGTGCAACCGGCCTCGCTCGCCGAGACGCCCGCGCTCTGGTGGATCGCCGGCATGGTGCTGGCCTGGGTTGCCGGCTTCGACGTCATCTACGCCCTCCAGGACGAGGCGTTCGACCGCGAGCGCGGGCTGCGCTCGATCCCTGCCGCGCTGGGAGCAAGACGGGCGGCGTTGGTGGCGCGCGGGTCGCACGCCGTCGCGCTCGCGTGCCTCGTGGCGGCGGGGCTGGCCGACCCGCGGTTGGGGACGATCTACGGTACGGCCGTCGCGCTCGTCGCCGCCCTGCTCATCGCGGAACACGTCGCGCTGGTGCGCCGCGGGCTGGCGGGCCTGGACCTCGCCTTCTTCACGCTCAACGGCGTCATCAGCATCGTCCTCGCGGCGGCGGCGATCGCGGACCTCTTCCTCTGA